CGGCAAAAAGAACTTGATAATTATCAATATATAATCGCTCAGGTTGTTGCGGCCAGCAATGACCCTTATAACACGACGATCCGTATCAACCTTGGTTCCAAGGACGGAATAAAACCGAATATGGCGGTTGTCACGGATAAAGGCTTAGTCGGACTGACCAGCCGCGTGGATCCGTTCTTTTCGTCCGTGATGCCGATTACCGATTTGGATGTCAATGCTCCCGACACGAAGGCTATTGCTGCAACAGTGCTCGGCAAGGAGAACAATTCGTTCGGCATGATCGAGAGCTATGATAAAGACACCGGCAAATTGACGATGAGCAAAATTGCGGAGAATGATCCGTTAGCCAAAGGCGATACCGTCATTACTTCGGGCCTTGGAAATGTGTTTCCGAAAGGGATTGTAATAGGCACTGTAGATTCAAGGCAGGTAGGCGATTTTGGTTTGACCAATACGGCGACGATAACACCGGCCGCCGATTTTGACCATTTGACTGATGTGTTTGTCGTAAAAGTGCCGGAATCCGGGGCAGACGGGCAATGAGCATCCAAAGGATTATTGGTGTGATGCTGCTGTTCTTCCTGTCGGAGGGAACTCTCTTCTATTGGCTGCTCCCGGATAGTCTGGTCGGGCGAGTTGTACCTCATTTTACGCTGGCGTTCGTCCTTTTCGCCTCACTTTACCGCGGCCGCCATACTGCACTTGTACTTGGACTTGCGTTCGGGCTGCTCCAGGATGTTGTATTTTACGGAAGAATAATCGGGGTGCACTCGTTTGCAATGGGACTTGTCGGATATTTGACCGGCCTTTTGATGGAGCGCAAGAGAAGCACGTTGTTTATGGCTTTAACGATGATCGGCATATCGACCCTTGTATACGATACCGTTGTTCATTACATATACAGGGTTTTCCGTCTGACCGATCTTTCCTACAGGTGGGCTCTTCTCCATCACATATTGCCGAGCTTGTTCCTCCAGGTTTTATTCGCGCTGGTTCTTTATGTTCCGGCAAGACGATGGTTTGCGGGAAGTATAAAAAAGAAGAGCGAAGATCAGGAAGAGTAGGCTCTTTATGCAGGAATAGGCACGCGTCGAACAGAATCGTATATAAGAGAGGGAGGGACGAGCGTGACCGACAAGCAGCATATTACAATAAAAGGCGTCAAAGAAGGACTCGTATTTCTTCTCGACGACCAATGCGAATTTTCCACACTTCTCGATGAACTGCAATATAAACTGGAAAAGTCGCACCAACAGCTGCTGACCGGTCCGATCGTTCATGTTCATGTTAAGCTTGGAGGACGGCAGGTGGGCGAAGACGAGAAGGATCTCATCAAGTCCGCTATTCGCCAACAGGGAAACCTCATTATACAATCCATTGAAAGCGATATACCTGAAGAGCCCAAAGACGATGACGGACAGAATTTGAAAGTACTCACAGGTATAATCCGGTCGGGGCAAACCATCGAGCACGATGGCAATCTATTGTTAATGGGCGATCTGAACCCTGGAGGGTCCCTGCTTTGCACAGGAGACATTTATGTTCTTGGCGCGCTTCGGGGACTTGCACATGCGGGAGTAAAGGGACGGGAGGATGCGGTTATTGCGGCCTCCCTTTTGCGGCCTACGCAGCTGCGAATAGCCGAGGTGATAAGCCGTCCCCCTGATGAATGGATGACGGGAGACGCTGCGATGGAATTTGCTTATCTGATCGAGAGCGTAATGAAAATCGATAAAATCACCCAATTGCATCGTCTTCGTAAACTGCCGATCGTGTTCAAAGCTTAGTTGTTGCGTTACAGGCTATTATGACTGCCGATTGGGGCTGTAGGAAAAAGAACCAATGGTTGCAGCGGGGAGTGTTAAGTCATGGGAGAAGCGATAGTAGTAACATCGGGTAAAGGCGGAGTGGGGAAAACGACGACTTCAGCTAATTTGGGAACCGCGCTCGCACTGCTCGGAAAAAAGGTGTGTATGGTCGATACGGATATTGGCTTACGCAATTTGGACGTGGTCATGGGGCTGGAAAACCGGATTATTTATGACTTGGTCGATGTTGCCGAAGGGCGCTGCCGGCTTAATCAAGCGCTTGTGAAGGACAAACGGTTCGAAGAGCTTTACATGCTCCCCGCCGCCCAGACCAAAGACAAGCATGATGTAACTCCCGAGCAGGTCCGCGATATGGTGCTTGAGCTAAAGCGCGATTTCGATTATGTCGTCATCGATTGTCCTGCCGGTATCGAGCAGGGCTTCCGCAATGCGGTTGCCGGAGCTGACAGGGCGATCGTCGTTACTACACCGGAGAATGCCGCAGTCCGCGATGCCGATCGTGTTATCGGGCTGCTGGAGCAGACACATGTGCCTTCACGGCTCATTATCAACCGGATTCGCGCGAACATGGTACGCTCCGGCGAGATGCTGGATATCGATGAAATATGCCAGGTGCTTGCCATCGATTTGCTTGGTATCGTACCGGACGACGAGAAGGTTATCAAAGCGGCGAATGCCGGTGAACCAACCGTCATGGATCCATCCTCCCGGGCTGCCATCGCCTACCGCAATATCGCCCGCAGGATGCTGGGAGATATGGTTCCGCTTATGCCGCTTGAGGAGAAAACAGGCGTTCTCAAACGGTTCCGCAAGTTTCTTGGAATAGGATGATTTCATCGTGGTAGGTAAACTGAAAAAAATGGACTTGGGCATGCTGCTCATTCTGGTCGTTTTTATGGTTATAAGCACTCTGCTTGTGCACAGCGCAACGAGCGGCAATAGTGAGTATGCCAATTACGATGTGAAGACCGTCATTTTCTATATAATCGGCTTCATAGTAGCAATGGTAGCCACAATGATTGATTATAGAATCTTGCTTAAAGGTTGGATCTATTTATATGGCATAGGCATAGTGCTGCTGGTTGTGGTCTATCTTACGGCACCCGAAATTAACGGCGCCAAGAGCTGGTTCGTGCTTCCGGGAGGACTGCAGTTCCAGCCCGCCGAGATGGTGAAGATCATCCTGATTATCACGATTGCTTTTCTAATGGGCAGACGCCAAGGGGATCCGCTGCTTATTCGCAAGGATTTGCTTGTTATTGCGGTATTTTCATTCGTGCCTTTCATGCTGGTGATGATTCAGCCGGACCTTGGCAATGCCATTATTTATTTGGTTATTGTACTTGGCATGCTCTGGATCGGGAACGTTAAATACACGCATGTTCTCATTGGACTGGCGATTATCATTGCGGGACTTGTGTTGTTCGTTTTCCTCTTCAACACCTATAACAAACAGATCTACACTTATCTGCATGATCATAATAAAACGCATTGGTTCGAAAGAATCAACGGGTTTATCGATCCCAAGAACGCATCAGAGAAAGAAGTGTACCAAGCGGAGAAAGCGAAAATTGCGATCGGCTCCGGCGGTCTGACGGGCGATGGCTATATGAAGGGCGATTCCAAAAACCGCAGATTTATTCCTTATCCATATTCGGATTCCATCTTTGTGGTCATCGGGGAAGAGTTCGGGTTTCAAGGCGCCGCCGTAGTCCTGATGCTGTATTTCCTGCTTGTCTACAGGATGATTATCATCGCATTCCAATGCTATGACACGCGCGGCTCGTTTATTATAATCGGAATCGTAACCATGTACGTGTTTCAGGTGTTTCAGAATATCGGGATGATGATCGGACTCATGCCGATTACCGGCATTACGCTCCCGTTCGTCAGTTACGGGGGTACTTCGCTGCTTCTGAACATGCTATGTATCGGTCTCGTATTCAGCGTCAAGGCGCATCAGGAAAAATATGAACTGGATAATTGAGATTGCCGCTTCAGCGCATCATCCGCTGAAGCGGTTTTTTAAGTGTGATCTAAGAAATCAAGTATTTCACTATAGCTTACATTGAAGTTGAGCCATACGATCATAAGCCATACCCGGTTTACAACATAAACAAGCCCTCTCCCACATATACATAGAGCGAACAAGCTGTATGAATGGAGGGTATGCCATGGATACGAAGAGCGGTAACCGACAACGCCGTCAAGAACGGATTCGCCGGATCATGGAACAAAATCAAGCAACGATCATGCCTGTACCACGGAAAGGCCATAGTGTTAATCATCTGCAACCACCGCCTTCGCTGCACGCGCCTTCGTCCGTTCCTGCCGGCGGAGAGGCTTACAGAGCTGACACGGATTTTGCTGCAAGCCCCCTCGAAAGGGATCCCGAGCGTTTGTGGAAATCCCAGACCAATCCGTGGGATAATTCCGGATGGCGGATCGCTAATAATTTAAACAGCAAGAAAATGAACCCACAGCGCGGACAGGATGGCAGCGGGGGACGCAATACGAGCTATATCGTCCGAGGGCTGTTTATACAAACCGCGATAGCTGCCGCGCTGTTTGCGATTATATTCGCCATGTTTAAGGTCAATACGCCTATAGCGAAAAAAGGCCAGCAGATTGTAACAGCCGCGCTGACTGAAAAAATGGATTTTGACCGGGCAGCGTCGTGGTATAATCGGATGTTCGCCGGGGCGCCTTCGTTCATTCCTTTGTTTGGCGGCGGCGATGACGAGCAGGCTAAGCTGGCCGGAGGGAGCGTGGATCTGCCTGTTATGTCGCCGATCGATAAAGGGTCGGTCGTACGGTCATTTGCCGAAACCTTAAGCGGGGTTGAAATAGCCGGAGAATCCGGAGAGTCGGTGCTTGCGGCGGAGACGGGCCGCGTTCAGCTTGTGACGGACGATAAGAACACAGGGAAAACTGTCGTCGTACAGCATGCCAACGAAAGGGTTACAGTGTACGGTAATCTTGGAGAAGCTCAGGTCTCCGCGAACGACTGGGTTGAAGCCGGACAATTGCTTGGCAAGCTGCAAACGGCCAAAGAAGGCGAACAAAGCTTGTTATTTTTTGCGGTGAAGGAGAAAGGCCGGTACGTCGATCCCGCCGACGTTATTCCGTTTGATTAAGCTTGGCGGCATTACGTGGTCGGTTCATCCGTTGTTTGTGCTGGTGATGCTCGCTTCAGTCGCAACAGGCTATTTCACGGAACTGCTCACTCTATTTGCGATCGTATTGGTGCATGAGCTCGGGCATGTTGTCGTTGCTTCAGGCTACGGTTGGACAGTGCGCGAGGTGAAACTGCTGCCTTTCGGAGGAGTGGCTGAGGTCGAGCAGGCGGGAAGTCTTCCGGCGAAGGAGGAAGCCATTGTCGCCATTGCAGGTCCGCTGCAAAATGTTTGGATGGGGGCGCTCGCTTGGTCACTCGGGCAGTTGGGGTGGTGGAACGGCGATTGGTCGGATTATGTGTGGCGCGCCAATCTGATGATTGGTCTGTTCAATCTGCTCCCGATATTGCCGCTTGACGGAGGGAAGCTGATGCAGGCCGCTTTAAGCCGGATATTGACGTTTCACCAAACGCTCATCTGGGGTACAAGAATAAGTCTGGCATTAAGCGCCTCAATGATCGGATATGCGGCGGTTCCGGCATTTCACGCGGGGAGCGGCGGGATTCAGGCCAATCTGCTCGCGGTTGGTTTTTTTTTATTGCTCACCAATTGGACGGCGCACCGGCATATACCCTTCTTGTTTTTACGCTTTCTGACGAATCGCGGCACAGCCTCATCTCGTGCGGTGACCCAAGGCGCATGGGCTCTGCCCATCGTTGTTTCCAAACGCCACACCGTGTCTGCCGCGCTGCGCCTATTCAAAAGGGACAGCTATCATTTAATCGTCGTTATGGAAGAGGGAGGACGGATAATGGCCGTACTTCCCGAGCAGCGGCTGGTCAACGGGTTTTTGGCTGATGGGAAGCCAGACCGTGCAGTATTGGAGCTTTTCATGTAAAATAAGACCCAGAATGACCTACTGGGCAGGTGGTCGGTAAAGATGAAGCAAATGCTTGTGCAAGGACAAGGGAATATGCTGCAAACGGCGATCCTCGAAGATGGCCGTCTAGTCGAATTTTTTATGGAGAAATCCGAAGAAGGCGCGGGACAGCTTGTCGGAAGTATCTATAAAGGCCGTGTCGTGAATGTGCTTCCCGGGATGCAGGCCGCATTCGTCGATATCGGACTTGCCAAGAACGCTTTTCTTTATATAGATGACGTTCTGCATCCGCATTTGGAGCGGCAGCCGAAGGAGAAACCGGCGATCGCGCAGCTTCTCAAAGCAGGACAAGAAGTTGTTGTTCAAGTGATGAAAGAACCGTTCGGAAGCAAAGGCGCCCGTGTGACGACTCACGTCTCGCTGCCAGGCCGCTTTCTGGTCTATATGCCGGTCGCGGATTATGTCGGCGTCTCGAAGAAAGTGACAAGCGAGCATGAACGCTCCAAGCTTCGTTCGATCGGCGAATCGATCCGCGATCCAGGTGAGGGTGTCATTATGCGCACAGCGGCTGAGGGCGAGAGTTTCGACGCCCTGCAGTCCGATGTCTGCTTTCTCCGCGAGCTGTGGCAGGGTATAAATGATCGTGCGAAGCATGAGCCTGCGCCCGCACTGCTTCACCGGGAGGCTGGCTTGGTCCGGCGGCTCGTAAGGGATCTGCTTTCCTCCGAGATGGACGAGGTATGGATTGATCACCCTGAGAGCTATGAGGAGACGGAAGCTTTAATGAAGCAAATGGCGCCGACATTCCTCTCTCGTCTGCGGCTTTATGCGGATCCGGCTTCCGATTCAGGCAAACTGTTAAGCCGTTATCGTGTCAGCGATCAGTTGAAGCAAGCGTTTGAGCGGCGAATCCTTCTGGACTGCGGCGGCGATTTGGTGTGGGATCAGACGGAGGCGCTGACGGTTATAGACGTTAATACCGGTAAATTTGTCGGTACCAGCGATTTGGAGGATACGGTATTCCGGACGAATATGGAAGCGGCGGATCAAATTGCAAGGCTGCTTCGACTTCGGGATGTCGGCGGCATTATTATCGTTGACTTTATCGACATGGAACAGGAAGAACACCGCGAACAAATTATGCATCGCCTGGAAACGCTGGTGCGGCGGGATCGGACCAAGTGCCAGGTTGTTGGCTGGACAAGGCTTGGATTGCTTGAACTGACACGCAAGAAAGTACGCGAGCATGCCATGCATCAATTGCTTCAAACGTGCAGTGTGTGCAAAGGCAGGGGTAAAGTCTAGGTTGATAGTGCTAAATCATCGTCGCTGGCAGTCATGGGAAATGAATGGATTTGATGTGTGTGATATTCCAGCACCTGGATATGTTATCCGGTGTAACAATTTCTACCATATTGTTCTCTATCGTTTTAAGGCAGCCGGATTGATTCTGGCGGAGTCCCAAATCGATGACGACAATGTGGCCCAAGCAAGTTTCGAGTTGTTCCCGCCAAGTTGCTTTAAACGGAGCGGAAGCTTCCGGAGCAGGTTTTTTGTCCGGCATAAACCCACTGTCGAAAGCAGGAGAAACCCATTTGATATGGAAAATGGGAATATACGAGATGCCGTGCCGCACAGCGTTAAAAACGATGTAATCGTCCATAACGTCTACAATTTGTCCGTATAACGGCAGATGACCGGTAACATACAGCTCGATTAAGCCGTTTTTCGCAAGCTGCAGCAAGGTTTTGAAAGGTTTCCCGTCGGCCTTCCAGTCAGGTGACACGGATACGGAATATTGCGGTTCCCGAGTAGATTCAATTAACACAACATGATTTACTGGCAAATAGTAATATTTATTTTCTTTATTCATAACTATATAATCCGGTCCGCTATCGATTAGCAAACCGGATATTTTTTTATCGGAAATGACTTCTATTTCTACGAAATTACCGAAATAAGGTTTGATTAATTTCATTATGTTCTCTCCTTCCGGCATCAATAGATCCAGCTTACCCAGTAGTATAAAACGATAAGGGTAAATAACACGGTTGGTGGAATTACAATTATCGTAACCTTGGTGTAATCTTTCCAATGAATCTTTACTTTGTTTTTTCTTAAAATGTGCATCCAGATTAAGGATGCCAATGTGCCGATGGGCAGCAGCAGCGAGCCGATATCACTTCCGATAACGTTGGCTAAATAAGCGATTTTCAGAGACAGCGGATCAAGGTTCATTTCCGTTAAGGTAAGTGTACCGATCATTAAGGCAGGATGGTTATTAAACAACGTGGACATGATGCTTTGGATGGCTCCCATTATCAAACTTGCATTCAGCAGACTCCCGCTGACAATGGGATTGAAGTAGGAAACCAGCAGCTGAGTAAGACCGATATTATGCAGACCGTAAATAATAACGTACATGCCAAATGCGAATACAAGAATATGCCATGGCGTCTTCTTTAACATATCTACAGGTGTCATTTTTAAGTAATACCATCTCCATCCAAGCAGCAGAGATGAGCCAATGACGGAAACAAGTTCAATCGATAAGGCAAAATACGAGGCGACAAACAAACTGATGCGAACGCAAAACACAAACAGCAATATTTTTTGCATGAACCTCGTTAACTGCTCTGGGTTCAAGTTACCGAGCCGAGAAATTGGCCGCTCCTTTAACGGATGATGCAGCGCGCCGGGGCCGATGATCCAGTGGTTACCGCTTAAGGTCGGGATCTTCTTTGGGATCACCCGATAGCTGCATAAAAAAAGGAGCAACACCAGAAATAACAGACCAAGGGTGGCAGGAACGAACATCATGATCGTATGCATGTACAAGCTCATATGAACGATTTTAAGAGCTATTAAATTTACGATGTTACTTACCCCGATCGGGGCACTGGACGCCGTTGCAACAAGCGCTCCGGAAAGTAAATAAGGTATTTTTTGATGATTTTTAAGTCCCAG
This is a stretch of genomic DNA from Paenibacillus sp. sptzw28. It encodes these proteins:
- a CDS encoding site-2 protease family protein yields the protein MIKLGGITWSVHPLFVLVMLASVATGYFTELLTLFAIVLVHELGHVVVASGYGWTVREVKLLPFGGVAEVEQAGSLPAKEEAIVAIAGPLQNVWMGALAWSLGQLGWWNGDWSDYVWRANLMIGLFNLLPILPLDGGKLMQAALSRILTFHQTLIWGTRISLALSASMIGYAAVPAFHAGSGGIQANLLAVGFFLLLTNWTAHRHIPFLFLRFLTNRGTASSRAVTQGAWALPIVVSKRHTVSAALRLFKRDSYHLIVVMEEGGRIMAVLPEQRLVNGFLADGKPDRAVLELFM
- a CDS encoding FtsW/RodA/SpoVE family cell cycle protein encodes the protein MVGKLKKMDLGMLLILVVFMVISTLLVHSATSGNSEYANYDVKTVIFYIIGFIVAMVATMIDYRILLKGWIYLYGIGIVLLVVVYLTAPEINGAKSWFVLPGGLQFQPAEMVKIILIITIAFLMGRRQGDPLLIRKDLLVIAVFSFVPFMLVMIQPDLGNAIIYLVIVLGMLWIGNVKYTHVLIGLAIIIAGLVLFVFLFNTYNKQIYTYLHDHNKTHWFERINGFIDPKNASEKEVYQAEKAKIAIGSGGLTGDGYMKGDSKNRRFIPYPYSDSIFVVIGEEFGFQGAAVVLMLYFLLVYRMIIIAFQCYDTRGSFIIIGIVTMYVFQVFQNIGMMIGLMPITGITLPFVSYGGTSLLLNMLCIGLVFSVKAHQEKYELDN
- a CDS encoding M23 family metallopeptidase → MDTKSGNRQRRQERIRRIMEQNQATIMPVPRKGHSVNHLQPPPSLHAPSSVPAGGEAYRADTDFAASPLERDPERLWKSQTNPWDNSGWRIANNLNSKKMNPQRGQDGSGGRNTSYIVRGLFIQTAIAAALFAIIFAMFKVNTPIAKKGQQIVTAALTEKMDFDRAASWYNRMFAGAPSFIPLFGGGDDEQAKLAGGSVDLPVMSPIDKGSVVRSFAETLSGVEIAGESGESVLAAETGRVQLVTDDKNTGKTVVVQHANERVTVYGNLGEAQVSANDWVEAGQLLGKLQTAKEGEQSLLFFAVKEKGRYVDPADVIPFD
- a CDS encoding Rne/Rng family ribonuclease produces the protein MKQMLVQGQGNMLQTAILEDGRLVEFFMEKSEEGAGQLVGSIYKGRVVNVLPGMQAAFVDIGLAKNAFLYIDDVLHPHLERQPKEKPAIAQLLKAGQEVVVQVMKEPFGSKGARVTTHVSLPGRFLVYMPVADYVGVSKKVTSEHERSKLRSIGESIRDPGEGVIMRTAAEGESFDALQSDVCFLRELWQGINDRAKHEPAPALLHREAGLVRRLVRDLLSSEMDEVWIDHPESYEETEALMKQMAPTFLSRLRLYADPASDSGKLLSRYRVSDQLKQAFERRILLDCGGDLVWDQTEALTVIDVNTGKFVGTSDLEDTVFRTNMEAADQIARLLRLRDVGGIIIVDFIDMEQEEHREQIMHRLETLVRRDRTKCQVVGWTRLGLLELTRKKVREHAMHQLLQTCSVCKGRGKV
- a CDS encoding arsenic transporter — encoded protein: MYGSAAITITIFSFIMTVVLILWRPRELNEAIPSTIGAVLVLLSGTVSLSDFGEISSKVSGAAITIMATIVMAVVLESFGFFNWAAQGLAARAKGSGIRLFWYVNLICFLMTLFFNNDGSILITTPILLILLNNLGLKNHQKIPYLLSGALVATASSAPIGVSNIVNLIALKIVHMSLYMHTIMMFVPATLGLLFLVLLLFLCSYRVIPKKIPTLSGNHWIIGPGALHHPLKERPISRLGNLNPEQLTRFMQKILLFVFCVRISLFVASYFALSIELVSVIGSSLLLGWRWYYLKMTPVDMLKKTPWHILVFAFGMYVIIYGLHNIGLTQLLVSYFNPIVSGSLLNASLIMGAIQSIMSTLFNNHPALMIGTLTLTEMNLDPLSLKIAYLANVIGSDIGSLLLPIGTLASLIWMHILRKNKVKIHWKDYTKVTIIVIPPTVLFTLIVLYYWVSWIY
- the mreD gene encoding rod shape-determining protein MreD is translated as MSIQRIIGVMLLFFLSEGTLFYWLLPDSLVGRVVPHFTLAFVLFASLYRGRHTALVLGLAFGLLQDVVFYGRIIGVHSFAMGLVGYLTGLLMERKRSTLFMALTMIGISTLVYDTVVHYIYRVFRLTDLSYRWALLHHILPSLFLQVLFALVLYVPARRWFAGSIKKKSEDQEE
- the mreC gene encoding rod shape-determining protein MreC — protein: MRNKRMFVLMLVFIVFVAVMGFSIRERKNLSWPENFILDSSAFVQQWIYRPAGYVAGLFKDLSNLRNVYEENEILRKTAAEYARASITYNRIEEDNARLKEELKFTQRQKELDNYQYIIAQVVAASNDPYNTTIRINLGSKDGIKPNMAVVTDKGLVGLTSRVDPFFSSVMPITDLDVNAPDTKAIAATVLGKENNSFGMIESYDKDTGKLTMSKIAENDPLAKGDTVITSGLGNVFPKGIVIGTVDSRQVGDFGLTNTATITPAADFDHLTDVFVVKVPESGADGQ
- the minD gene encoding septum site-determining protein MinD; the protein is MGEAIVVTSGKGGVGKTTTSANLGTALALLGKKVCMVDTDIGLRNLDVVMGLENRIIYDLVDVAEGRCRLNQALVKDKRFEELYMLPAAQTKDKHDVTPEQVRDMVLELKRDFDYVVIDCPAGIEQGFRNAVAGADRAIVVTTPENAAVRDADRVIGLLEQTHVPSRLIINRIRANMVRSGEMLDIDEICQVLAIDLLGIVPDDEKVIKAANAGEPTVMDPSSRAAIAYRNIARRMLGDMVPLMPLEEKTGVLKRFRKFLGIG
- a CDS encoding DUF2642 domain-containing protein, which translates into the protein MKLIKPYFGNFVEIEVISDKKISGLLIDSGPDYIVMNKENKYYYLPVNHVVLIESTREPQYSVSVSPDWKADGKPFKTLLQLAKNGLIELYVTGHLPLYGQIVDVMDDYIVFNAVRHGISYIPIFHIKWVSPAFDSGFMPDKKPAPEASAPFKATWREQLETCLGHIVVIDLGLRQNQSGCLKTIENNMVEIVTPDNISRCWNITHIKSIHFP
- a CDS encoding septum site-determining protein MinC, yielding MTDKQHITIKGVKEGLVFLLDDQCEFSTLLDELQYKLEKSHQQLLTGPIVHVHVKLGGRQVGEDEKDLIKSAIRQQGNLIIQSIESDIPEEPKDDDGQNLKVLTGIIRSGQTIEHDGNLLLMGDLNPGGSLLCTGDIYVLGALRGLAHAGVKGREDAVIAASLLRPTQLRIAEVISRPPDEWMTGDAAMEFAYLIESVMKIDKITQLHRLRKLPIVFKA